The sequence TGAAAGAGAAAGCGCTATCATTTAGCCAAATCTTCACGATAGGATTAATGCTATTTGCTCTTTTCCTCGGAGCAGGTAATATGATTTTCCCGCCATTTCTCGGGCAGCAAGCCGGAGAACATGTGTGGACAGGTATTATCGGCTTTCTTATAACTGGAGTGGGGCTTCCTTTATTAGGCGTTATCGCCATTGCCAAATCGGGAGGAGACCTTCAAACACTTGCGAATCGTGTTCATCCATTATACGGGCTGGTTTTTACAATCGTGATGTACCTGGCCATCGGACCATTTTTCGGGATACCGAGAACGGGAACAGTTGCTTATGAAATCGGAGTAATCCCGTTTTTACCTGAAGATGTTGCGAAATATGGTATTCCTTTACTCGTTTATACGATTATCTTTTTTGGATTGACAGCATGGCTTGCTATGAATCCTTCTAAGCTCGTAGACAGAATAGGAAAGATTTTAACCCCTTCCCTTATCGTGATCCTTACGATCCTGGTAGTGAAAAGTATTGTAACACCTATGGGGGATTTCGGGGCACCGAACCCAGCTTATCAGGATGGACCCTTATTCAAGGGATTCATTGAAGGATATTTAACAATGGATACCATCGCTGCTTTAGTGTTTGGGATTGTGGTGATCAATTCGATTAAAGACCGTGGTGTGACGAGTAAAGCAAGCCTGACACGTATTACGATCATTGCAGGGGTGATCGCTGCTATCGGATTAGCACTTGTTTATTTATCCTTAAGTTACATTGGCGCAACTAGTACAGATTCCATCGGAACACAGGAAAACGGCGGCGCCATCCTATCTGCAGCGGCGAGTCATTTATTCGGCTCATCGGGAACGATCATCTTGGGACTCGCTATTACGTTTGCATGTATCACTACGTCAGTTGGACTTGTTTCTGCATGTTCACAATATTTCGCGAAGATTCTCCCTGTATCCTATCCGAAATTAGTGATCATCATGTCTGCATTTAGTATGATTATTGCCAATATTGGGTTGACTCAGCTGATTGCGGTATCATTACCGGTACTCATCTTCATCTATCCATTGGCAATCGTATTGATCTTACTGTCATTCATGCACAACGGATTTAACGGCTATTCTCTCGTCTACGTGGGAGCTTTGATTCCAACAGGTTTGATCAGTTTAATTGATGGCATCAAAACCGCTGGAGTCGACGTGACAGCCATTAGTCAATCACTTGAATTCCTTCCTTTCTATGCACAAGGAATAGGCTGGTTAGTACCAGCGATGATCGGTGCAATAATTGGATTCGTGATTGCCGCACTTGTTGGACAAACAAAGCGGACGATTGAAGCCAGTTAAAGCCGCTCCCGGGGCTTGTCACCACTAGCCCCGGAGCTGGATGGTAAACATGAAAAAGGACTGA is a genomic window of Rossellomorea sp. y25 containing:
- the brnQ gene encoding branched-chain amino acid transport system II carrier protein codes for the protein MKEKALSFSQIFTIGLMLFALFLGAGNMIFPPFLGQQAGEHVWTGIIGFLITGVGLPLLGVIAIAKSGGDLQTLANRVHPLYGLVFTIVMYLAIGPFFGIPRTGTVAYEIGVIPFLPEDVAKYGIPLLVYTIIFFGLTAWLAMNPSKLVDRIGKILTPSLIVILTILVVKSIVTPMGDFGAPNPAYQDGPLFKGFIEGYLTMDTIAALVFGIVVINSIKDRGVTSKASLTRITIIAGVIAAIGLALVYLSLSYIGATSTDSIGTQENGGAILSAAASHLFGSSGTIILGLAITFACITTSVGLVSACSQYFAKILPVSYPKLVIIMSAFSMIIANIGLTQLIAVSLPVLIFIYPLAIVLILLSFMHNGFNGYSLVYVGALIPTGLISLIDGIKTAGVDVTAISQSLEFLPFYAQGIGWLVPAMIGAIIGFVIAALVGQTKRTIEAS